The following proteins are co-located in the Castanea sativa cultivar Marrone di Chiusa Pesio chromosome 8, ASM4071231v1 genome:
- the LOC142605813 gene encoding uncharacterized protein LOC142605813: protein MDEATSTKSSPSSNEEVSNDEAPLWQYVTKIEKPSGSTVKSERERRRQIPLPPPPPGRGPIGNSPSFRTQEESDSTNPFDGNKRRKVVNPTLEKVYQNNARHELDSRIGRMFYTSGLPFNFARNPYYRSSYSYAATHSIPGYVPPEYNALRTTFLQREKAHVDNFLKPIKDFWLENGVNIVSDGWLDPQMRPLINIMAVSDGGPVFIKAIDGSCEFKDKHYIAGVLRDATKEIGHDKVVQVITDNANVMKSVGALIEVADTRFASVVIMLKMLKLIKRCLQTMAISEQWASYREDDVGKAQKVKEMILSDLWWDSVDYILEFTAPIYDMLRVADTDKPCLHLVYEMWDSMIEKVKATIYWHEGMEDDEYSSFWSVVYDIFIDRWTKNCIPLHCLAHSLNPKYYSIEWLSENSKRIPPRRDHEISMEMSKCLDRYFEDVNELNVVKFEFAAFSGERFPSPAALTDRWVLQPLVWWQYHGSAFPTLQTLAFKLLGQSCSSACVERNWSTYKFIHP from the exons ATGGATGAAGCTACTAGCACAAAAAGTTCACCTTCATCTAATGAAGAAGTGTCAAATGATGAAGCTCCTCTTTGGCAGTAtgtgactaaaatagaaaaaccgTCTGGTTCTACTGTTAAATCAG AGAGAGAACGGAGAAGACAAATTCCCTTACCCCCACCTCCCCCAGGCCGTGGGCCTATTGGGAATAGTCCCTCATTTCGGACACAGGAAGAGAGTGATAGTACAAATCCCTTTGATGGTAATAAGAGGAGGAAGGTTGTGAATCCTACGCTAGAGAAAGTATACCAAaataatgctagacatgaaTTGGATAGTAGAATTGGTAGGATGTTTTACACCAGTGGGCTTCCGTTTAACTTTGCAAGGAACCCATATTATCGTAGTTCCTATTCATATGCCGCTACTCATAGCATTCCAGGTTATGTTCCTCCTGAATACAATGCCTTGAGAACAACATTTTTGCAAAGAGAAAAGGCTCATGTTGATAACtttttgaaaccaattaaggaCTTTTGGCTTGAAAATGGTGTAAATATAGTTTCTGATGGATGGTTAGATCCACAAATGAGGCcccttattaatattatggctGTATCAGATGGGGGTCCAGTGTTTATAAAGGCAATTGATGGGTCATGTGAGTTCAAAGACAAACATTATATTGCTGGGGTGTTGAGGGATGCTACAAAAGAGATTGGACATGACAAAGTTGTCCAAGTCATCACTGATAATGCTAATGTGATGAAGTCTGTTGGAGCTCTTATTGAGG TTGCTGATACTAGATTTGCTTCAGTTGTTATAATGCTAAAAAtgttgaagttgataaaaagatgcCTTCAAACTATGGCTATTAGTGAGCAATGGGCTTCTTATAGGGAGGATGATGTTGGAAAAGCTCAAAAGGTGAAAGAGATGATTCTAAGTGATCTTTGGTGGGATAGTGTTGATTATATCCTTGAATTCACAGcacctatttatgatatgctACGAGTAGCTGACACTGATAAGCCTTGTCTTCATCTTGTGTATGAGATGTGGGATTCAATGATAGAGAAGGTGAAGGCAACAATATATTGGCACGAAGGCATGGAAGATGATGAGTATAGCtcattttggagtgtggtgtatGATATATTCATTGATCGATGGACTAAAAATTGTATACCACTACATTGCTTGGctcattccttaaatcctaa GTATTACTCCATTGAATGGCTTTCAGAGAATTCAAAACGCATCCCTCCACGTCGAGATCatgaaatttctatggaaaTGAGCAAGTGTTTGGATCGATACTTTGAAGATGTGAATGAATTAAATGTGGTGAAATTTGAGTTTGCTGCATTTTCAGGAGAGAGGTTTCCTTCACCAGCTGCCTTGACAGATAGGTGGGTCTTACAACCTTTGGTTTGGTGGCAATACCATGGCTCCgcatttccaactcttcaaaccCTTGCCTTTAAACTTCTGGGACAATCTTGTTCATCCGCATGTGTTGAGAGGAATTGGAGCACATACAAATTCATTCatccttaa
- the LOC142606683 gene encoding LOW QUALITY PROTEIN: flavin mononucleotide hydrolase 1, chloroplatic (The sequence of the model RefSeq protein was modified relative to this genomic sequence to represent the inferred CDS: deleted 1 base in 1 codon), giving the protein MIHFMIMALTMKVPHPTAVWFPLKPTSLSSYSYPSPKPMKMSLINLKINTNASFTVSAAAQDTNRKLPILLFDIMDTIVRDPFYHDVPAFFGMPMKELLECKHPTAWIEFEKGIIDEVELARKFFKDGRSFDLEGLKNCMKRGYSYIEGVEELLHALKQNCYEIHAFTNYPIWYNKVFFNIIFISSEVVIFNLIFFFLRYKMIEDKLKISRYLSWTFCSCSSGKRKPDLNFYLEVLNLLKVNPANCIFIDDRLRNVEAAVEVGIIGLHFKNAHLLRQDLSSKGIEISEDKNQEHSS; this is encoded by the exons atgATCCATTTCATGATAATGGCTCTCACAATGAAAGTACCACATCCAACAGCCGTGTGGTTTCCTCTAAAACCAACTTCACTCTCATCATATTCATATCCATCCCCAAAACCAATGAAAATGTCTTTAATAAATCTCAAAATTAATACTAATGCCTCTTTCACTGTCTCAGCAGCAGCCCAAGATACCAATAGAAAGCTCCCCATATTGCTTTTTGACATCATGGACACCATCGTTCGCGACCCTTTTTACCATGATGTCCCTGCCTTCTTCGG GATGCCGATGAAGGAATTATTAGAATGCAAGCACCCAACTGCATGGATTGAGTTTGAGAAGGGGATAATTGATGAG GTGGAACTAGCCAGAAAATTCTTTAAAGATGGAAGATCTTTTGATTTGGAAG GTCTCAAAAATTGTATGAAAAGAGGATATTCCTACATAGAAGGTGTTGAAGAATTGCTTCATGCTTTAAAACAAAACTGCTATGAAATTCATGCTTTCACTAACTATCCAATCTGGTacaataaggttttttttaatattatttttatatccaGTGAAGTAGTCatctttaatttaatatttttttttttg aggtacAAAATGATCGAGGACAAgttaaaaatttcaagatatTTATCTTGGACATTTTGCTCATGTTCAAGTG GAAAGAGGAAGCCTGATCTTAACTTCTATTTGGAAGTTTTAAACCTTCTTAAAGTTAATCCAGCAAACTGTATCTTCATTGATGACAg GTTGAGAAATGTAGAGGCTGCTGTGGAAGTTGGCATCATTGGTCTACATTTCAAGAATGCACACCTGCTGCGTCAAGATCTCTCTTCAAAGGGAATTGAAATTTCAGAAGATAAAAATCAAGAACACTCGTCTTGA